The genomic DNA TTCGTTTGTTAGCATGTTGAAATGCAAGTTGATGTAAATTCAGAAAGGCGTGGGCGAAaggagtcacatttttttgtttggctttCACGGGCTCTTCTAACTGCTACAACGAATGTAATCcacagtactattaaaatgaaaggataTATTGCGTCTATTGTACTTTTGATGAATCGaagatatttaaaaaagaagtgCCCTTCCATCGGATAAGCCAAATAGCCCAAAATTGAATATGCTTCAACACTAGCATTATACATGAAATCAAGATGAAGCTAACACAAGGCCATACAGGcataaaatgaagaatttaGACCCACAATTTTGGGTTTACTATCAGGCATGATTCAAAACTTGGTGAAGAATTGTTTGCGCTTCCTTTGGCCTAACACAAAAGGAGATTACCAAAGGATTCAGGATTCGTGTGACTCAGCGATTCCCAAATATCCAAACTTTGACGTTAATCTCCATTCAATCATCGTGGTTCGTTGAATTTGGATATGATTTGCAAAAGATTTCCAACCAGTTTGATgtgcaagcaaaaaaaaggggCAGTCATGAATTatgatttttgatgaaaacttcTCCATCTAAGCTTTGCCTCATTTTCTTGTTATTTACTTGCCTATTCTTGTTATGATTGGTTTTACTGTTAATTCTTCTTGTAGAAACTTTCCTGTTCTCCTTCAAAAAACTAGAGAGATATTTCAATGAACAGCTCTTAAAAAGAGACTATGTCACTTGATTCAACGGCAGAACCTCTCAAGGGTTCACTTCTTACCTGGACCTTCAATAACTAACAACTAAATTTTATTGAGTTCACTACTGTGCTTTTGAAAAGGCGTTTGCTAGTCTGtaaaatacaaaattgggtaGATTCCCTTCTAGGGCAAAAAGCTCCTGCTTAATAAAGATTGCTTTAGGTTTTAAGTTCATTTGGTGGCATATTGATGTCAAGTTTGGTGCCTCGCAGGATTCCATATTAGGGCCCAAACTTTTCATCATCGGTATTGCTCTACTCCACTTCTAAACTCGGCATTAGAATATTGAAGTGTCTCGAAcaaaaatttcagtttttagcttgaaggacctcatATTTGGTCTCTTTATCAAAACTTCCGATAAGAAGGATTATTCCCACTTATTGAACAAAACTCTGATGGAaggaaaaacttgtttttccaACGAGCATTGTGGAAGAGCCCCATATACCTATCTATCTAATACTTGGTATTGGATATTGAACTGATAATAATGTGCTTTATTGTAAAGTCTCATTGTAATAGAACAATATACTACTCAGCTGTCGTTGACATAAATCTCACATTTAAAGGCTGGCTGGCTTTATTTGTAAAGTCAGCTCAATTTCAAGGCGTGATGGAtctaatatatttttgaacagTGCTGCTAGTTAACATATATAACAAATCCTCATTCCAAGATAACGCAGTCACGCGTTGCTTGATAAACAGACAATTGTCCTTCTTCGTAGACTCGTCATGCCCACTCGAAGTGCCTCGTGGTTACTGGGCCTGGTTCCTGTGATTTTTTTCGCCGTCCAAGTTTCTGGAGAGTGCTGGATCCCCGGTCGGTGCCAGGGCGTTCTGACAAATATTATCCACTCagaaagcaaagaaaactgtttggaaacttGTCAAACTGATTCTGAGTGCAATTGGTTCACTTTTGACACGTCAGATGGAACTTGTTATCATTTCAACTCATGTCCAACCGTTGACGACTCATGTTTCACTTGCGTATCTGGTGAATCCTCTTGTGAAAATGAAGGTAAGCTCTGGTTTTCACATTTGCCGGTAACTAAAATATTCGTTTTATTTATTCTATTTTCAGGCAATACCAAGTTTCTAGTCGTTTCTGGAGATGATTACAACAACGACACGGAAATTCTAGAACTCTCCTCTTGGCCCAGTGGAACGTGTTCCAAACCAGATGATTTAATTGCAAACAGATATGGTGGTTTTCTCATGACAGATTCCACTCAATCCCCTTTGTTTTGTGGGGGGCGCTTTGATCAGGACTATTTTCAGGATTGCCAACAATTCTCTTACGGTACAAACCAATGGTCAACAACCACTACTTCTATGGCCGAAAAGCGTTGGTTGGCAAAGTCATTGGAACTTTCTTCTGATCAGTGGTGGATTACGGGTGGATTCAACGGGGAATCCAAGTTAAACTCTACAGAAGTCTTTAAAAACGGTCAATTTAGTCCTGGCCCCCAACTCCCAGAGGCTGCCTACGACCACTGCATTGTGGCAACTCAAAACGGAAATGCTATTCTAACTGGAGGGGATACGGAAAACGCGTTTGCCTCCAACAGAACGTGGAAGCATGATTGGACTACGGGGGAATGGAGCCCGTTGCCGGATCTGGCAATCGCTAGGACTGCCCATGCTTGTGGTCTGACACCCGAGGGACGAGTGTTTGTGGCTGGAGGAGATTGGATGGGTGGGGGAGATCTGCTTTCCACGGAAATTTTGACGCCAGATATGTCTGCTTGGGAACCAGGACCAGATCTACCATTTGGCGTTATGAGAGGTGCATCGGTacagtttcaaaatcaagcatTGATTGTGGGCGGTTATTGGGACGGCGAGGCCGGGAATGGCGTGATGGCTTTTGATGGAATTATGTGGGTTGTGAAGAACCAAACATTGGCAATTAATCGACAGTGGCACTCTGCAATAGTAATTCCTAATGAATTGGTACAGAATTGTGGTTAGGAGATCGCCATAACGTAACAGTTGTTTATTATAAAACTTGAGTTTGTCCTTATCAACGGTTTTTATGGCCCATTTTTTATCAGTTCATTTGGGTAATGTCACCCTGGTGCGTAAGATCTCTTTCCCATTCAATGTCAGGGTTACCACAAGAGATGGTATATCATATATGCACTGGGCCTGCATCAAGTGCGGACACTTAAATCTGGCACTCTCGCTCTAAAACTGGCTGAAATCGTAATTGCCCAAGACTAGAAGAGTACAAACTTCCAGGTACATTCTATGTGAATGGGTAGAACGCTAGAGTACCGTCgtcagcgatggcaaaatttgactttgaagtaatttctgccattttttgaaaccattttctgccaggtggtcaaaaatggctttttataATTACCGTTCCAAGTTGtatcctcgttggcaaaaatccgcTTTGAAAGAgcttctgccactttctgccaccattttctgccatctggtcaaaattggcttttaatgatttctcatccctgaccGTCGTCGGTGTTCCAAATAAACCGTAGCTAGATTCAGGGTAAGCATGGCATTGGAAAACACTTTAAAGAGCTTGAAATGTGCTctttcatgcaaaaaaatgaacaaaggaGATGAGGCTATTTTCCTAAACAAGGAGGTGCAAGATAAAATATTGGCAAAGTGtgaaagaggtcaaagaggCTTTGCATCAATAAATCCATAAACGTGGATCAATTCAGTCCCTAGGAGATTATCAAGTAGCTTGGTACAAGGAAAATACTATGCAGAAAGTGGCCAGGCGCATGaattgttcttgaaaaagtgGCTTAAAATACCATCAAATATTCCAGAGTACTTCAAAACAAACGACATTTCCAAATAGACGTCATTAATCACAGAAGCTTTCGTCATGTACGGTTCAAATGGCTGCTTTCTTGAAAAATAGCTTGTTGAAAATGCTGAATCTGGCActattttggacaaaatttgtgtcaaatttcatttagTGTTGTCGAGGAATGGGTACGCTGCATATTTAGTTTTGGGTACGCTAACATATTTCCCTTTTGTTTTATCAGATTGGTGTAGTGGGTAAATCCGATCTCCAAAAGAAATGCAGTCAGGACGTCATACTGGAAAAGCTTCATGTTCTTAATGAGCAGAAGAACATCCAGAAACATCCCAATAATTTCGACAAAACGAATAGAGGCAAATGTGTCATAATCAAGGTACTCAAGATTGTGCATAAAAGGAAGCttaagatgcaaataaagatgcaaaaaacgAGCTCAGGATGCAAATATGGTTGCaattaaacttcaaagatTCTCCATATTGTTATGGTATATCAAGCTGTTTTAAGCAATATAGGAACCTCGACGCATATCTTTTTATTACAGTAAGCTCTGGTTCCACTGGATTAGCATCTGAACATTCAAGTGGCCTTCCGTGAAGTGGTGTTTCTTGCTTGAGAGAACGTCCTTGAAGCGGTTGAAGACTCTCTCACAC from Tigriopus californicus strain San Diego chromosome 1, Tcal_SD_v2.1, whole genome shotgun sequence includes the following:
- the LOC131878638 gene encoding kelch repeat-containing protein kel-10-like, whose translation is MPTRSASWLLGLVPVIFFAVQVSGECWIPGRCQGVLTNIIHSESKENCLETCQTDSECNWFTFDTSDGTCYHFNSCPTVDDSCFTCVSGESSCENEGNTKFLVVSGDDYNNDTEILELSSWPSGTCSKPDDLIANRYGGFLMTDSTQSPLFCGGRFDQDYFQDCQQFSYGTNQWSTTTTSMAEKRWLAKSLELSSDQWWITGGFNGESKLNSTEVFKNGQFSPGPQLPEAAYDHCIVATQNGNAILTGGDTENAFASNRTWKHDWTTGEWSPLPDLAIARTAHACGLTPEGRVFVAGGDWMGGGDLLSTEILTPDMSAWEPGPDLPFGVMRGASVQFQNQALIVGGYWDGEAGNGVMAFDGIMWVVKNQTLAINRQWHSAIVIPNELVQNCG